In Streptosporangium album, the sequence GCGGCTCCTCGCCGGTCGTCGTGACACAGGGTGGGTCAGCGACCTCCTGATCACTGCATGGAACATCACCCAAGCCTGGGCCACGCACCCGCCCATCCGACTCCCCACTGTTGTCAAGTGGTGGCGAGCCCGAGCCGTCGCCTTAGGCATTCCCGACGCGCCCCGACAGCCCATCGTGACTTTTCCTGAAGCCGTCACGCTCACCGAGATTCTCACCAACTTGGACTGGAGACAGCACGTCGCTATGGCCGAGGACTACGACCTCGGACGCTTCTACCAGCACATCGCTCGCAGCCTGGGAGAAACCCACCCACAAAGTGCACAGGCCACACGCCGGATCATTTGGGGACAACGTGATGCGCTCACCTACTGGGTCGCCGCCCATCGTCACCGGTTCCGTGACCTCCGCCTGCGGCATCAAGCCGAGCAACGTCGACAGTGGGTTCCCAAGCCTTTTCCAGAAAAGGGCCACTTCAGATGAACAGCTCGCCCTCCAATCCGTTCAGCGAGAACTGGCCAACAGCAGGTCAGAGGCGTTAACGATGGCCAGATCCATCTGGAACTGACACCTATCCGTCGGCGAGGGCGGGATAGAGCGTGCGTACCCGGGAGGCGTCAAAGCCCACAATCCATCATGATTCGGGCGGGAGCCCAAGGAAGGGTCAGAGCCAGCCCCGCGCCGCCGCCTCCACGCCCGCCTGGAACCTGGTGGTCACGCCGAGCCGTTCCACGACCGCGGCGATCTTCCTGGTCGCGGTGCGGGCGCTGACGCCCAGGTGCCTGCCGATGGCTTCGTCCTTGAGCCCCGAGTTCAGCAGCCGCAGCACCAGCAGGTCCTCCTCGGCGGGCCTGTCATCCGCCGGTGGGGAGTCGCCGGTGAGCGGCTGGCCACGCTCCCAGTAGACGTCGAACAGCTCGATGAGCGCGTCCAGCAGCCGCGAGGGGTGCAGCAGCGCGATGTTGTCGTAGACGCCGTCCACCAAGGGCAGTAGCCCGACCCTCCGGTCGGCGATGCGCAGCTTGAACGGCAGGCGCGACAGGAACCTGGAGCGCTCGCCCTCCTCGGCCAGGCGCAACAGGGTCTCCATGCGGCCCGGCCTGGCGAGCGAGCCGGGGCAGTACACCACCCTGATGTCCACGCCGCGGGCCAGCAGTTCCCTGGTTTCCTCCAGCTCCGACTCGTTGGTGTCGTGGGAGGAGTCGGGGCGGCCCAGGTACGGCGGGCTGTCGAAGCAGAGCAGCTCGGTGGTGACCGAGCGGGCCAGCTCGGTCATCTGCCGCTTGACGGCATCCTCGCCGGAGAGGATCTCCACCACGCCCGCGGGCTCGGCCCACATCCGACCCGAGTGGTAGAGCTGGGTGAAGT encodes:
- a CDS encoding helix-turn-helix domain-containing protein, which translates into the protein MEERRVLGGVGIAEFDERVYRLLLRQPGRRTAELAAALGVTSSRVRLALRRLAEVGLLRRTGPGGYEPVSPEAALGWLVDRRRLEAEASLARVRTMVGNFTQLYHSGRMWAEPAGVVEILSGEDAVKRQMTELARSVTTELLCFDSPPYLGRPDSSHDTNESELEETRELLARGVDIRVVYCPGSLARPGRMETLLRLAEEGERSRFLSRLPFKLRIADRRVGLLPLVDGVYDNIALLHPSRLLDALIELFDVYWERGQPLTGDSPPADDRPAEEDLLVLRLLNSGLKDEAIGRHLGVSARTATRKIAAVVERLGVTTRFQAGVEAAARGWL